One region of Drosophila kikkawai strain 14028-0561.14 chromosome 2R, DkikHiC1v2, whole genome shotgun sequence genomic DNA includes:
- the Cc2d2a gene encoding coiled-coil and C2 domain-containing protein 2A → MDSGSPRKSGRKKRKTQTTRSYRRREQEVQALLRETDRKGKEEKVDYEARSLQFFHGNEDERREEGDSPVHETGGQESDEDSGGELAAEPSESPTQTFIQIDLQDPPLVWNQLFKQRHYYDESLLYRPSNTLHFQLQQGDVRLKDYQIRMLNRYQEQAKSSSNKLSSQLIAQLSEVNPPKFIMDTTLYRSVCHKEFKSVFFEPVTPDEFQGLPNRRCLKLSLKQLRFSLHPQLMEEHRLAQQLEDLFDVYIYQRKHRVCRKLREELEIARQVAIKLLASAGQDQTSEVKRQFKLTQQLRQRYYSESTAERNLLQRLLKEWAKLKELRRQQQFQCTRFQLGLRVIHPPDLQASYSAWKESFETDLAEVYREQLEVFYTRQRLWTEQRSHSRKSASQAKPPRKPQFDKIMANLRKEYDKAFKDPVEPFVEIMRLRADEAAARICIPGSAQLPKARNYFLKIFLDGEFVGQTRSYRLEPDLQITINECMGVLLERTLPENLNIWLYEKSTLTPRSRRLAQMTTPLLMNSKDDAVHEKLSFQTTSSASTQLAGDVYVFYDYRSAEGLGGEHNLDDVQRLPMALRQKLIPPKLRALPEASKELVTPRAPYGRIRQSMLPPLIFLEQQLQFCDIETLLEDRRLHLLRSRHQQRNLHTKQLRFVPALENEITEEEPLPDSHGLGLGQLLDQGTYWNPIDLHKHRGRKFIKLLYEVISSQSARRAKTLQTPMPLLLLAEDSDQATGWPALWRAICSVFQQQPESLPREPSVWSGPQPMHDLYQHYNVSLHVVRATGVPVRSRHILNINERRTSAGGDMSTSLFVTQTLMYSNVRPFVTLSYGQRLCRSRTAEGSNPTWNEQLQLQIHSQFGDLREDLKITLFDELIEPQYSDEASDLYQRVQCNWLGEFRVPINTLLVSRKFEGCIELSMPKVLVGYKRPLIDSVTNMSTDQYPEFKEAVHLWFYLSIEPSKGDLMPLHSSALACAEMPELQHYLGERKLELVQLLPQPQRYVEPLVCTAQGKRVCLTRLLDPIPLPPAVASGENPVEISCRFVSLLSQLRSYDPCQSFRGVWLDNQTLLDSTWCTVKDLGVLLCNYLLALGLECWLILGVACPHGECSFVLFRQPETAELFLVSPATGKRYQLQDVYCPLRRVFCLVGKHNIYFNIQTENRVSMTNFNLQDGSCWFPLFSRRVLAPQSSVQKLDYMYKRSNDLSQLQKHIERKIMKKISAWRSTRKTVWNRAFQPRLQEILSDMESLATFSRGRYDEPVYSEQLEQEYPNYRLYGFTLNFAYTNLAAISERIRTTCIHYNNDASVEFCVAVHLHAHVNDVISVWLFLMSMVPLL, encoded by the exons ATGGATTCGGGATCACCAAGAAAGAGTGGAAGGAAAAAGCGGAAAACGCAGACCACCAGAAGCTATCGGAGGAGGGAGCAAGAAGTGCAAGCCTTGCTCAGGGAAACTGATAGGAAAGGCAAGGAAGAGAAAGTTGACTACGAGGCGCGTAGCTTGCAGTTCTTCCATGGCAACGAGGACGAAAGACGGGAGGAAGGGGACTCGCCAGTACATGAGACGGGCGGCCAGGAAAGCGATGAGGATTCTGGCGGGGAGCTGGCCGCGGAACCTTCGGAATCGCCCACTCAAACGTTTATTCAAATCGATCTGCAGGATCCGCCGCTAGTTTGGAATCAGCTCTTCAAGCAGCGACACTACTACGACGAGAGCTTGCTCTACCGACCGAGCAATACGCTGCACTTTCAGCTTCAGCAGGGTGACGTACGGCTGAAGGATTACCAGATTCGCATGTTGAATCGCTACCAGGAGCAGGCCAAGAGCTCCTCCAACAAGCTAAGCTCCCAGCTGATAGCCCAGCTGAGTGAGGTGAATCCGCCCAAGTTCATCATGGATACCACTTTGTATCGCAGCGTTTGCCACAAAGAGTTCAAGAGCGTATTCTTTGAGCCCGTGACTCCAGATGAGTTTCAGGGATTGCCCAACCGGCGCTGCTTGAAGTTGAGCCTGAAACAACTTCGATTCAGCCTCCATCCCCAACTGATGGAGGAGCACCGTCTGGCCCAGCAGCTGGAGGATCTCTTCGACGTCTACATCTATCAGAGGAAACACCGGGTCTGCCGGAAACTTAGAGAGGAACTGGAGATTGCCCGGCAGGTGGCCATCAAGCTGCTCGCCTCCGCTGGCCAGGATCAGACCTCCGAGGTAAAGCGGCAATTCAAGCTAACGCAGCAGCTGAGGCAGCGCTACTACTCGGAGTCGACGGCCGAGCGTAATCTTCTACAACGCCTGCTGAAGGAGTGGGCCAAGCTAAAGGAACTCCGCCGCCAGCAGCAGTTCCAGTGCACTCGCTTTCAACTGGGTCTCCGCGTAATCCATCCGCCCGACTTGCAAGCATCCTATTCCGCCTGGAAAGAGAGCTTCGAGACGGATTTAGCGGAGGTGTATCGGGAGCAACTGGAGGTCTTCTACACCCGACAACGGCTATGGACCGAGCAGAGGTCCCACAGCAGGAAGTCTGCCTCCCAAGCAAAGCCGCCCCGCAAGCCCCAGTTCGATAAGATCATGGCAAACTTGCGAAAGGAGTACGACAAGGCCTTTAAGGATCCCGTAGAGCCGTTTGTGGAGATCATGCGCCTGCGTGCGGATGAGGCAGCCGCCAGGATCTGTATTCCGGGCAGCGCACAGTTGCCCAAGGCCCGCAACTACTTTCTCAAGATCTTCCTGGATGGAGAGTTCGTGGGCCAGACCAGAAGCTATCGCCTGGAGCCGGATCTACAGATCACCATTAACGAGTGCATGGGAGTGTTGCTGGAGAGGACTCTGCCGGAAAATCTTAATATTTGG CTCTATGAGAAATCCACTCTGACGCCTAGAAGTCGTCGTTTGGCCCAAATGACCACACCCTTGCTGATGAACTCCAAGGATGACGCAGTCCACGAGAAGCTCAGTTTTCAGACTACATCCTCTGCCTCCACGCAACTGGCGGGCGATGTTTATGTGTTCTACGACTACCGCTCCGCTGAAGGTTTAGGAGGCGAACACAACCTCGATGATGTTCAAAGACTCCCGATGGCACTGCGACAAAAGCTTATCCCTCCAAAGCTCCGCGCTTTGCCAGAAGCATCCAAGGAGTTGGTCACTCCCAGAGCTCCTTACGGAAGGATTAGACAGAGCATGCTGCCACCCTTGATCTTCCTAGAGCAGCAGCTCCAATTCTGTGACATTGAAACTCTTCTGGAGGACAGGCGGCTCCATTTGCTCCGCTCACGCCATCAACAACGGAATCTGCACACCAAGCAGCTGCGCTTTGTGCCCGCCCTGGAGAACGAGATCACCGAGGAGGAGCCGTTGCCAGATAGCCACGGCCTCGGCCTGGGCCAACTCTTGGATCAAGGAACCTACTGGAATCCCATCGATCTGCACAAGCATCGCGGCCGAAAGTTTATTAAGCTGCTCTACGAGGTCATCAGCAGCCAGAGCGCCAGAAGGGCGAAGACCTTACAGACCCCTAtgcccctgctcctgctggcaGAAGATTCGGACCAGGCCACCGGATGGCCGGCCCTTTGGCGTGCCATCTGCTCCGTTTTCCAACAGCAACCGGAGTCTCTACCTCGAGAGCCATCGGTTTGGTCTGGCCCGCAGCCCATGCATGATCTCTACCAGCATTATAACGTTTCGCTCCATGTGGTGAGGGCAACTGGGGTGCCAGTGCGAAGTCGTCATATCCTGAACATCAATGAGCGACGCACTAGCGCCGGTGGCGATATGAGCACCAGTTTATTCGTGACACAAA CGCTTATGTACTCTAATGTCCGACCCTTTGTGACGCTGAGCTATGGACAGCGTTTGTGCCGGAGCCGCACCGCCGAGGGCAGCAATCCCACCTGGAacgagcagctgcagctgcagatCCACAGCCAGTTCGGGGATCTGCGCGAGGATCTGAAGATCACCTTGTTCGACGAACTAATCGAGCCGCAGTACAGCGACGAGGCATCCGATCTGTACCAGCGCGTCCAGTGCAATTGGTTGGGCGAGTTCCGGGTGCCCATCAACACTCTCCTGGTCAGCCGAAAG TTTGAGGGATGCATTGAGTTGTCCATGCCAAAGGTCCTGGTGGGCTACAAGCGCCCCTTGATCGACTCGGTAACTAATATGTCCACGGATCAGTATCCCGAGTTCAAGGAGGCCGTACATTTGTGGTTCTACCTGAGCATCGAGCCGAGTAAGGGAGACCTAATGCCTCTGCACTCGAGTGCCCTGGCCTGTGCCGAGATGCCGGAACTGCAGCATTATCTCGGCGAGAGGAAGTTGGAACTCGTGCAACTTCTGCCGCAGCCGCAGCGCTACGTGGAACCACTGGTGTGCACGGCTCAAGGGAAGAGGGTGTGCCTAACGAGGCTACTGGACCCGATTCCCCTGCCTCCGGCGGTTGCCAGCGGAGAGAATCCCGTGGAGATTTCCTGTCGCTTCGTATCGTTGCTGAGTCAGTTGCGCTCCTACGATCCCTGTCAGAGTTTCCGCGGCGTTTGGCTGGACAATCAGACACTGCTGGACAGCACCTGGTGCACGGTGAAGGATCTGGGTGTCCTGCTCTGCAACTATCTGCTAGCCTTGGGTCTGGAGTGCTGGCTCATCCTGGGCGTTGCCTGTCCGCATGGCGAGTGCTCCTTTGTGCTCTTCCGCCAGCCAGAGACAGCCGAACTCTTCCTAGTGTCCCCCGCCACGGGAAAGCGCTATCAACTGCAGGATGTCTATTGTCCACTGAGACGCGTCTTCTGCTTAGTGGGAAAACACAAT atttactttaatattcaaaCGGAAAACCGCGTCAGCATGACTAACTTCAACCTGCAGGACGGCTCCTGCTGGTTTCCCCTCTTCAGCCGACGCGTTCTTGCCCCCCAGAGTAGCGTCCAGAAGCTCGACTATATGTACAAGCGGAGCAACGATCTCAGCCAGCTGCAGAAGCATATCGAGCGAAAGATTATGAAGAAGATAAGTGCGTGGCGCAGCACAAGGAAGACCGTCTGGAATCG AGCCTTTCAGCCGCGTCTACAGGAAATCCTAAGCGACATGGAAAGCCTGGCCACCTTTTCCCGAGGCCGTTATGATGAGCCCGTTTACAGCGAGCAGCTGGAACAAGAGTATCCCAATTACAGG CTCTACGGCTTCACCCTCAACTTTGCCTATACCAATCTGGCGGCGATATCGGAACGCATACGGACGACCTGCATCCATTATAACAATGACGCCTCGGTGGAGTTTTGCGTGGCGGTACACCTGCATGCTCACGTTAACGATGTTATCTCGGTGTGGTTGTTCCTGATGTCCATGGTGCcactattataa